Proteins co-encoded in one Gadus morhua chromosome 6, gadMor3.0, whole genome shotgun sequence genomic window:
- the fem1c gene encoding protein fem-1 homolog C, producing MDLKTAVFNAARDGKLRLLQKLLENKDGHEVTKLMGEKTNGATPLLMASRYGHLDLVEYLIECCSAAVEVGGSVNFDGETIEGAPPLWAASAAGHLKVVQSLLGHGASVNNTTLTNSTPLRAACFDGHLDIVKYLVEHKADLEVANRHGHTCLMISCYKGHKEIAQYLLEKGADVNRKSVKGNTALHDCAESGSLEIMRMLLQYGASMERDGYGMTPLLSASVTGHTNIVDFLTTHQKTSHRERIDALELLGATFVDKKRDLLGALKYWKRAMDLRYIDSNNIVQKPEPKHLIMAYDYAKEVTNGEELDGLISDPDEMRMQALLIRERILGPQHPDTSYYIRYRGAVYADSGNFERCINLWKYALDMQQSNLDPLSPMTASSLLSFAELFSFMLQDRAKGVLGTSVSFEDLMGILTKSVLEIERAVKQVGPTPPDPAQLSKALSIILHLICLLEKVPCTAEQDHFKKQTIYRFLKLQPCGKNGYSPLHLAVDRNTTCVGRYPVCKFPSLTVASILLECGADVNCRDEDDNSPLHVAASNGHPDIMNLLISGGSHFDSTNAFQQSACDLLDKKELARNIIQPINHTTLQCLAARVIVKHSLHYRGNIPEKLESFVLLHR from the exons ATGGATCTGAAAACGGCAGTATTCAacgcagccagggacggtaagCTCCGGTTACTTCAGAAACTACTAGAGAACAAAGATGGACACGAGGTGACCAAGCTGATGGGAGAAAAGACCAACGGAGCCACCCCACTTCTGATGGCCTCACGGTACGGACACCTGGACCTGGTGGAGTACCTTATTGAGTGCTGTAGCGCGGCGGTCGAGGTCGGGGGTTCGGTGAACTTTGACGGGGAGACGATCGAGGGAGCACCCCCGCTGTGGGCTGCGTCGGCAGCTGGTCACCTGAAGGTAGTCCAGTCCCTGCTGGGCCATGGGGCCTCGGtcaacaacacaacattaacCAATTCAACCCCCCTGAGAGCGGCCTGTTTTGATGGCCACCTGGACATTGTGAAATATCTGGTGGAGCACAAGGCAGACCTTGAGGTGGCTAACCGACACGGCCACACTTGTCTAATGATCTCCTGTTACAAAGGACACAAAGAAATAGCGCAGTATTTGTTGGAGAAAGGTGCAGATGTTAACAGGAAGAGTGTCAAAG GCAACACAGCCCTGCATGACTGTGCAGAGTCGGGCAGTCTGGAGATCATGCGGATGCTCCTGCAGTACGGGGCGTCCATGGAGCGTGACGGCTACGGCATGACGCCACTGCTCTCAGCCAGCGTCACCGGCCACACCAACATCGTGGACTTCCTCACCACGCACCAGAAG ACGAGCCACAGGGAGAGGATTGACGCCCTGGAGCTGTTGGGTGCAACGTTTGTAGACAAGAAGCGCGACTTGCTGGGTGCTCTAAAGTACTGGAAGAGGGCCATGGACCTCCGCTACATAGACAGTAATAACATCGTCCAGAAGCCTGAGCCCAAGCATCTGATCATGGCATACGACTATGCCAAGGAG GTCACCAACGGAGAGGAGCTGGACGGCCTGATTTCCGACCCCGACGAGATGCGCATGCAGGCCCTCCTGATCCGAGAGCGGATCTTGGGACCCCAGCACCCGGACACGTCCTACTACATCCGATACCGCGGCGCGGTCTACGCCGACTCGGGGAACTTTGAGCGCTGCATCAACCTGTGGAAGTATGCACTGGACATGCAGCAGAGCAACCTGGATCCCCTCAGCCCCATGACGGCCTCCAGCCTGCTCTCCTTCGCAGAGCTCTTCTCCTTCATGCTGCAGGACCGGGCCAAGGGCGTCCTGGGCACCTCAGTGTCCTTTGAGGACCTCATGGGCATCCTGACCAAGAGTGTGCTTGAGATAGAGCGGGCCGTCAAGCAAGTCGGGCCGACACCCCCTGACCCCGCCCAGCTGAGCAAGGCCCTGTCAATCATTCTGCACCTCATCTGCCTCCTGGAGAAGGTGCCTTGCACAGCGGAGCAGGACCACTTCAAGAAGCAGACCATCTACAG gTTCCTGAAGCTGCAGCCCTGTGGGAAGAACGGCTACAGCCCCCTCCACCTGGCGGTAGACCGGAACACCACCTGCGTGGGCCGCTACCCTGTTTGCAAATTCCCCTCCCTGACGGTGGCCTCCATCCTGCTCGAGTGTGGTGCGGACGTCAACTGCCGCGATGAGGATGACAACAG CCCGCTCCACGTCGCGGCGTCCAACGGCCACCCGGACATCATGAACCTGCTGATCTCGGGCGGGAGCCACTTCGACAGCACCAACGCCTTCCAGCAGTCGGCCTGCGACCTGCTGGACAAGAAGGAGCTGGCCCGCAACATCATCCAGCCCATCAACCACACCACCCTGCAGTGCCTGGCGGCCCGCGTCATCGTCAAACACAGCCTGCACTACCGGGGAAACATTCCAGAAAAGCTGGAGTCCTTCGTCCTGCTGCACAGATAG
- the tmed7 gene encoding transmembrane emp24 domain-containing protein 7, protein MYGAIRVLLQVFFAQLLCGWVLGSELTFELPDNAKQCFYEDIIMGTKCTLEFQVVTGGHYDVDCRLEDPDGTVLYKEMKKQYDSFTFTAARNGTFKFCFSNEFSTFTHKTVYFDFQVGEDPPLFPNENRVTALTQMESACVSIHEALKSVIDYQTHFRLREAQGRSRAEDLNTRVAFWSIGEAFILLVVSISQVVLLRSFFSDRKTTTTRVGS, encoded by the exons ATGTACGGAGCTATTCGGGTGCTTCTGCAGGTGTTCTTTGCCCAGCTGCTCTGTGGGTGGGTTCTGGGTTCAGAGCTCACATTTGAGCTGCCAGACAATGCTAAACAGTGCTTCTACGAAGATATCATCATGGGCACCAAATGTACACTGGAATTTCAG GTCGTGACTGGGGGTCATTATGATGTTGATTGTCGTCTGGAGGACCCTGATGGAACTGTCCTCTacaaggagatgaagaagcaatatgacagctttacaTTCACCGCTGCCAGAAATGGCACCTTCAAGTTCTGCTTCAGCAATGAGTTCTCAACTTTCACGCACAAGACTGTCTACTTTGACTTCCAGGTTGGGGAAGACCCCCCATTGTTTCCTAATGAGAACCGAGTCACAGCTCTCACACAG ATGGAGTCGGCGTGTGTGTCCATCCATGAGGCTCTAAAATCCGTCATTGACTACCAGACACACTTTCGCCTCCGGGAGGCCCAGGGACGCAGTAGGGCAGAGGACCTCAACACCCGGGTGGCCTTCTGGTCCATCGGTGAAGCCTTCATCCTCCTGGTGGTTAGCATAAGTCAGGTGGTCCTGCTGAGAAGCTTCTTCTCAGACAGGAAGACCACTACGACACGTGTTGGATCATAA
- the LOC115545594 gene encoding RNA-binding protein MEX3B, translated as MPSSTALLETEEGESEVPPPLVHAFAGIGLGDQGTHSQTPEQAGDSFPHYSFLGAVLDLKPLSNHQSIEEKNGAVATDEESEVAVNNGKGNLNGSASTLLAQAHNHHVFLGPGGESVMPSGIEPPPPETILLYNNDDLDDAGGLHSSNGMILLPSEMYGGESSYEMEQSLLMRRKSVNTTECVAVPSSEHVAEIVGRQGCKIKALRAKTNTYIKTPVRGDQPVFVVTGRKEDVAMAKREILSAAEHFSLIRASRNKTGPLSVVAGPGLPGAPTLPGQTTIQVRVPYRVVGLVVGPKGATIKRIQQQTHTYIVTPSRDKEPVFEVTGMPENVDRAREEIEAHIALRTGTCGGMELPGVDDNDFHFNGTDVSFEGLSAAAAAAGMGHAAWLQSNAAASAAGGLPAMGVTGGGGGTPQVNGNFSGGVKMSSTYRNDSSSSLGSGSSSADSFYGNGNLNRMADFSPTCSVNANNNNNNGGGVGGGVGGGGGGGGAGASFWFGDAAQPLGSEEMGGIGVGGPASGFDPLTISTAPGSTPLPQPPVWSSYVEHQAHEAGKTQTSHPGTPRLSPTFLCTDALEHPQAQRVQRASLGTTGAPESHRFSGYGPAFSSSSESTASASSSSPPDSSLPFRAAAAAAAAAGRGVETCIHCMESQVVAALVPCGHNLFCMECATRICRGPDAVCPVCFYPVTQAIQLRNM; from the exons ATGCCTAGTAGCACGGCTTTGTTGGAAACGGAAGAGGGAGAGTCGGAGGTCCCGCCACCGCTAGTCCATGCTTTCGCCGGCATAGGCCTCGGCGACCAGGGCACGCATAGCCAGACACCCGAACAAGCCGGTGACAGCTTTCCTCACTATAGCTTTCTCGGTGCAGTTCTAGACCTGAAGCCCCTATCGAATCATCAATCGATTGAGGAAAAAAATGGTGCAGTAGCGACCGATGAAGAGTCAGAAGTTGCAGTCAACAATGGGAAGGGTAACCTAAATGGGAGTGCTAGCACGCTGCTAGCACAGGCCCACAACCACCACGTATTCCTGGGGCCAGGAGGAGAGTCTGTCATGCCGTCTGGGATTGAACCACCACCGCCCGAAACTATCTTGTTGTACAACAACGATGACCTGGATGACGCGGGCGGCCTACATTCGTCCAACGGGATGATACTTTTGCCGTCGGAAATGTATGGTGGAGAATCAAGTTATGAAATGGAGCAGTCTTTGTTGATGAGGAGAAAAAGCGTCAACACAACTGAGTGTGTGGCCGTGCCGAGCTCCGAACACGTCGCAGAGATCGTTGGCAGACAAG GCTGTAAGATCAAAGCCCTCCGGGCCAAAACCAACACCTACATCAAAACACCCGTGAGGGGCGACCAGCCTGTCTTTGTTGTCACTGGGCGCAAGGAAGATGTTGCCATGGCTAAGAGAGAGATCTTGTCTGCGGCAGAGCACTTCTCTCTCATCAGAGCCTCTCGGAACAAGACGGGCCCCCTCTCAGTCGTGGCTGGCCCCGGGCTCCCAggggcccccaccctccccggCCAAACCACAATTCAG GTTCGGGTCCCATATCGGGTTGTGGGGCTGGTAGTGGGTCCAAAAG GGGCAACCATCAAACGCATTCAACAGCAGACCCACACCTACATCGTGACGCCGAGCCGGGACAAGGAGCCTGTGTTCGAGGTCACTGGCATGCCGGAGAACGTGGACCGGGCGCGGGAGGAGATCGAGGCGCACATTGCCCTGCGGACCGGCACCTGTGGCGGCATGGAGCTCCCCGGCGTCGACGACAACGACTTCCACTTCAACGGCACCGACGTCAGCTTCGAGGGGCTCTCGGCTGCGGCGGCCGCTGCGGGCATGGGCCATGCAGCGTGGCTTCAGTCGAATGCCGCGGCCTCGGCCGCAGGCGGCCTGCCCGCTATGGGCGTGaccggtggcggcggtggcacTCCGCAAGTCAACGGCAACTTCAGCGGCGGCGTCAAGATGTCTTCCACCTATCGCAACGACAGCTCCAGCTCCCTAGGGAGTGGCTCAAGCTCGGCCGATTCCTTCTACGGCAACGGGAACCTGAACCGCATGGCTGACTTTAGCCCCACCTGCTCGGTCAacgcaaacaacaacaacaacaacggcggcggtgttggtggtggtgttggtggtggtggtggtggcggcggcgcagGGGCGAGTTTCTGGTTTGGCGATGCTGCGCAGCCACTCGGGTCCGAAGAGATGGGTGGCATTGGAGTGGGGGGCCCCGCCTCAGGATTTGATCCCCTTACCATCTCTACTGCCCCGggctccacccctctcccccagccccctgtATGGAGCTCCTATGTGGAACATCAGGCCCATGAGGCTGGCAAAACTCAG accAGTCACCCGGGCACCCCGCGCCTCTCGCCCACCTTCCTCTGCACAGACGCCCTGGAGCACCCGCAGGCGCAGCGAGTCCAGCGGGCCTCCCTGGGCACCACCGGAGCCCCTGAGTCCCACCGCTTCTCGGGCTACGGCCCCGCCTTCTCCTCTTCCAGCGAGAGCACGGCGTCCGCGTCCTCGTCCTCGCCCCCCGACTCGTCCTTGCCCttcagggcggcggcggcggcggcggcggcggcagggcGAGGCGTGGAGACCTGCATCCACTGCATGGAGAGTCAGGTAGTGGCGGCCCTGGTGCCGTGCGGCCACAACCTGTTCTGCATGGAGTGTGCCACGCGGATATGCCGCGGCCCAGACGCAGTGTGCCCGGTGTGCTTTTACCCGGTCACACAGGCCATCCAGCTCCGCAACATGTGA